A stretch of the Candidatus Methylomirabilota bacterium genome encodes the following:
- a CDS encoding sigma-54 dependent transcriptional regulator gives MRDQRRKILIADDDSTSRESLGEFLESEGYVAIPTTDGLEALSHLQATPIPLVIADLKMPRLGGLELVEAIEARRIPTTVVVLTGHGSVETAVEAMKRGAYDYLTKPVDPQRLLLMIPRALEAQRTREALQAFRAPSEATAIRLKRMVGVSKAMKEVFSFVEAVADSNANVLILGESGTGKELVARAIHELSARAAQRYVTVNCAALPPDLLENELFGHERGAFTGAIIRKEGCFELAHKGTLFLDEVADTSLATQAKLLRVLEGHPYRRLGGTQEITVDVRVISATNQNVDRMIEEGAIRSDLYFRLSPVVITLPPLRDRVEDIPLLVREFLAELTAKNVKQVEEVSPGAMEMLMRYPWPGNVRELRNAIEHSVILTPGGTILPEHLPLNLREPRRPTGRGGLYLCSLDEMERRFIQEALARFPTKTRAAEVLGISLRTLYNKLHRYGLANGEARGSNGDDAPAEPWLGSARSVEGGGNPAGARRWPRATRGRVPRHDWGEDGAADDDVLPRPQRMPAA, from the coding sequence ATGCGGGACCAGCGGCGCAAGATCCTGATCGCGGACGACGACTCCACCTCTCGCGAATCACTCGGGGAGTTCCTCGAGAGCGAGGGGTACGTGGCCATCCCGACGACGGACGGCCTGGAGGCTCTGAGCCATCTCCAGGCGACGCCCATCCCGCTGGTCATCGCCGACCTCAAGATGCCCCGGCTCGGGGGGCTCGAGCTGGTCGAGGCGATCGAGGCCCGCCGGATTCCCACGACCGTGGTGGTCCTGACCGGCCACGGCTCGGTCGAGACGGCGGTCGAGGCGATGAAGCGGGGCGCCTACGACTACCTGACCAAGCCCGTGGATCCCCAGCGCCTCCTCCTGATGATCCCCAGGGCTCTGGAGGCCCAGCGGACCCGCGAGGCCCTCCAGGCGTTCCGGGCCCCGTCGGAGGCCACCGCCATCCGGCTGAAGCGCATGGTCGGGGTGAGCAAGGCCATGAAGGAGGTCTTCAGCTTCGTGGAGGCGGTGGCGGATTCGAACGCCAACGTCCTGATCCTGGGCGAGAGCGGCACGGGCAAGGAGCTGGTGGCCAGGGCGATCCACGAGCTGTCGGCGCGGGCCGCCCAGCGCTACGTCACGGTCAACTGCGCGGCCCTCCCCCCCGACCTGCTCGAGAACGAGCTCTTCGGGCACGAGCGGGGGGCCTTCACCGGCGCCATCATCCGGAAAGAGGGCTGCTTCGAGCTCGCCCACAAGGGCACCCTCTTCCTCGACGAGGTGGCGGACACGTCGCTGGCCACCCAGGCCAAGCTCCTGCGGGTTCTGGAAGGCCACCCCTACCGACGCCTGGGGGGAACCCAGGAGATCACCGTGGACGTGCGGGTGATCTCGGCCACGAACCAGAACGTGGACCGGATGATCGAGGAGGGGGCGATCCGCAGCGACCTCTACTTCCGCCTCAGCCCGGTGGTGATCACCCTGCCGCCCCTGCGCGATCGCGTCGAGGACATTCCGCTGCTCGTGCGCGAGTTCCTGGCCGAGCTCACCGCCAAGAACGTGAAGCAGGTGGAGGAGGTTTCGCCCGGCGCGATGGAAATGCTGATGCGCTACCCGTGGCCGGGCAACGTGCGCGAGCTGCGAAACGCGATCGAGCACTCGGTGATCCTCACGCCCGGCGGGACGATTCTCCCGGAGCACCTGCCGCTCAACCTCAGGGAGCCGCGGCGGCCGACGGGGCGTGGGGGACTGTACCTCTGCAGCCTCGACGAGATGGAGCGCCGGTTCATCCAGGAGGCGCTCGCGCGCTTTCCCACCAAGACGCGAGCGGCCGAGGTGCTCGGGATCAGCCTGCGCACGCTCTACAACAAGCTCCACCGTTACGGCCTTGCCAATGGGGAGGCCCGGGGGAGCAACGGGGATGATGCTCCGGCCGAGCCCTGGCTGGGCAGCGCGCGGAGCGTCGAGGGCGGGGGGAACCCGGCGGGAGCCCGGCGGTGGCCGCGCGCGACGCGCGGTCGGGTCCCCCGGCACGACTGGGGTGAGGATGGAGCCGCGGACGACGACGTGCTGCCGCGGCCTCAGCGGATGCCCGCCGCCTGA